The following are from one region of the Halictus rubicundus isolate RS-2024b chromosome 15, iyHalRubi1_principal, whole genome shotgun sequence genome:
- the LOC143361693 gene encoding uncharacterized protein LOC143361693 isoform X2 — MCTCTTVNRRILVNITNMDDKNDTTLVEKVSVGVDGVQHDVKGVKAEPTPAASSLPSSKQDSHSTGENTNETTYFNGRTCAKSVINNTGKFESGSGSGDQEGCQHEDGKDIAAKKRKTRRGKPKYRKLKPYSKQQLYYQQQRRYRTRGRLEKTGRQPTAPYNTTQFLMDDHSDLPDLDQKLSEAASTDTPATFQKPSAPPRTRDSSFSVDSDEDYFYSSPEDEEEFLTKEFSTAYEDLHAERLSTLSKTELIQEYLQLEAKVDLLTKRLRGKNFHQPEEKDLETQSSSTDSESTKKLKLCQQRIDDLIQQNEQLKRENESLRAQRHGSPVSSVDSESDSDSTSNGNKSRCDCPVSSSSSSCSSEHAEPGFRLEKNNSAGTLYERDDT, encoded by the exons ATGTGCACTTGTACCACCGTAAATCGACGGATTTTAGTCAACATCACGAACATGGACGATAAAAATGACACGACGCTCGTGGAGAAAGTGTCGGTCGGCGTCGACGGAGTACAACATGACGTGAAGGGCGTAAAAGCGGAGCCGACGCCTGCGGCGTCATCGTTGCCATCCTCGAAACAAGACTCGCACTCTACTGGCGAAAACACCAACGAAACCACGTACTTCAACGGGCGAACT TGCGCCAAGTCGGTAATAAACAATACCGGAAAATTTGAGAGCGGGAGTGGTAGCGGAGATCAAGAAGGATGTCAGCATGAGGATGGAAAAGATATTGCAGCTAAAAAGAGAAAGACTCGTAGAGGTAAACCTAAATATAGAAAATTAAAGCCGTATTCAAAACAGCAATTGTACTATCAGCAACAGAGACGATATAGGACCAGAGGTCGATTAGAAAAAACGGGTAGACAGCCAACAGCACCATATAATACCACACAATTTCTTATGGATGATCACAGTGATCTTCCAGACCTCGATCAAAAGCTTTCAGAAGCTGCTTCGACAGACACTCCCGCTACGTTTCAGAAGCCGTCGGCTCCGCCTCGTACTAGAGACTCTAGTTTTAGTGTAGATTCCGATGAGGATTACTTTTACTCGTCTCCAGAAGACGAGGAAGAATTTCTAACAAAGGAGTTCTCGACGGCATACGAAGATCTTCATGCTGAAAGGTTGAGTACGTTAAGTAAAACAGAATTGATACAGGAATACCTGCAATTAGAGGCCAAAGTAGACTTACTGACCAAACGATTACGTGGCAAAAATTTCCATCAACCCGAAGAGAAAGACTTAGAGACTCAAAGTAGTAGTACAGACTCAGAATCAACAAAGAAATTGAAGCTCTGTCAGCAACGAATCGACGATTTGATACAGCAAAACGAACAGCTGAAACGAGAAAACGAATCGTTGAGAGCTCAAAGACATGGTAGTCCAGTTTCGAGTGTCGATAGCGAAAGCGACAGTGACAGTACAAGTAATGGAAATAAAAGCAGATGTGATTGCCCTGTTTCCAGTTCCAGTTCTAGTTGTTCCTCGGAACACGCGGAACCGGGATTTAGATTAGAAAAAAACAATTCGGCGGGTACCTTGTATGAGAG GGACGACACTTAA
- the LOC143361693 gene encoding uncharacterized protein LOC143361693 isoform X1, which yields MCTCTTVNRRILVNITNMDDKNDTTLVEKVSVGVDGVQHDVKGVKAEPTPAASSLPSSKQDSHSTGENTNETTYFNGRTCAKSVINNTGKFESGSGSGDQEGCQHEDGKDIAAKKRKTRRGKPKYRKLKPYSKQQLYYQQQRRYRTRGRLEKTGRQPTAPYNTTQFLMDDHSDLPDLDQKLSEAASTDTPATFQKPSAPPRTRDSSFSVDSDEDYFYSSPEDEEEFLTKEFSTAYEDLHAERLSTLSKTELIQEYLQLEAKVDLLTKRLRGKNFHQPEEKDLETQSSSTDSESTKKLKLCQQRIDDLIQQNEQLKRENESLRAQRHGSPVSSVDSESDSDSTSNGNKSRCDCPVSSSSSSCSSEHAEPGFRLEKNNSAGTLYERYIFK from the exons ATGTGCACTTGTACCACCGTAAATCGACGGATTTTAGTCAACATCACGAACATGGACGATAAAAATGACACGACGCTCGTGGAGAAAGTGTCGGTCGGCGTCGACGGAGTACAACATGACGTGAAGGGCGTAAAAGCGGAGCCGACGCCTGCGGCGTCATCGTTGCCATCCTCGAAACAAGACTCGCACTCTACTGGCGAAAACACCAACGAAACCACGTACTTCAACGGGCGAACT TGCGCCAAGTCGGTAATAAACAATACCGGAAAATTTGAGAGCGGGAGTGGTAGCGGAGATCAAGAAGGATGTCAGCATGAGGATGGAAAAGATATTGCAGCTAAAAAGAGAAAGACTCGTAGAGGTAAACCTAAATATAGAAAATTAAAGCCGTATTCAAAACAGCAATTGTACTATCAGCAACAGAGACGATATAGGACCAGAGGTCGATTAGAAAAAACGGGTAGACAGCCAACAGCACCATATAATACCACACAATTTCTTATGGATGATCACAGTGATCTTCCAGACCTCGATCAAAAGCTTTCAGAAGCTGCTTCGACAGACACTCCCGCTACGTTTCAGAAGCCGTCGGCTCCGCCTCGTACTAGAGACTCTAGTTTTAGTGTAGATTCCGATGAGGATTACTTTTACTCGTCTCCAGAAGACGAGGAAGAATTTCTAACAAAGGAGTTCTCGACGGCATACGAAGATCTTCATGCTGAAAGGTTGAGTACGTTAAGTAAAACAGAATTGATACAGGAATACCTGCAATTAGAGGCCAAAGTAGACTTACTGACCAAACGATTACGTGGCAAAAATTTCCATCAACCCGAAGAGAAAGACTTAGAGACTCAAAGTAGTAGTACAGACTCAGAATCAACAAAGAAATTGAAGCTCTGTCAGCAACGAATCGACGATTTGATACAGCAAAACGAACAGCTGAAACGAGAAAACGAATCGTTGAGAGCTCAAAGACATGGTAGTCCAGTTTCGAGTGTCGATAGCGAAAGCGACAGTGACAGTACAAGTAATGGAAATAAAAGCAGATGTGATTGCCCTGTTTCCAGTTCCAGTTCTAGTTGTTCCTCGGAACACGCGGAACCGGGATTTAGATTAGAAAAAAACAATTCGGCGGGTACCTTGTATGAGAGGTACATATTTAAATGA